A stretch of Pogona vitticeps strain Pit_001003342236 chromosome 5, PviZW2.1, whole genome shotgun sequence DNA encodes these proteins:
- the AKAP3 gene encoding A-kinase anchor protein 3 translates to MTESIDWLNSHSRLCKVDRYTPNDEEEQNWMTDSATSSDPLKVLSWLRKDLEKCAIGVQNVLNSSNNAGGARSREPSVGRQSTQQRNASSPGGYSICDEEFSMNVSSSNRGSPNFHLAMKTACQKGPKDEESDGSTSPNANTDSDEVSFYCNRLSNLAIAMARKEMNDRSDGNATCIHKTLYAAAGDHGHRSVGVGTDDCKHNPSKMCDCKYEESPNSKKKATFYYKEEGGTEIPNKSEPCRDEAKACNHRKRFGPDEYTNSLSKGILVYANNVVSDMMVSVMKTMKVKVNDSNIACAVLKKVLLKHSKEVVSDLIDSCMKNLHDVTGTLMTDSDFVSAVKRSLFTQGSQKASEIVQAMLNRLHNALIVQKQVSEKAKSQRMAFASVNTGSGTDAKTQNMRFAAAKTETVKEKEMTCAETVGNHIIKEGLSMWHQKQQNENAGSNPQAKAVCNPETPDLSTDSWARDLIVTALLLIQYHLVQQENALKDAADGGRSGKISGTTFGLMSQEKSGNASTLPSSKPYDTLKSSDEEPSEPNADNDMSSVVVMLIQKLINETVNKLGGNVGTVMSDEAYKSPYKTPEGPGPSALSEGDHSYEDAISGLTKMILDQFDVNRKEGGSGPFIDNLVDTVTKLCLMIAKYSNPESGLGDIGDGEDAGGAMYSKDMESAESRIGSGESGRKVVVTNQNVPENIHNKQLQAILQWVAASQLNVPVLYFMDDDEENLNKLQQLSSVAVERGYSVGDVMQAVLKFEKERQLGEALGNFVRLPVLDWLLQNL, encoded by the exons ATGACAGAAAGCATTGACTGGTTGAACAGTCACAGTCGACTGTGTAAAGTTGATCGTTACACCCCCAATGACGAGGAGGAACAAAACTGGATG ACTGATTCAGCCACTTCCTCTGATCCACTCAAAGTCTTGAGCTGGCTCCGAAAAGATCTGGAAAAATGTGCAATTGGAGTCCAGAATGTGTTGAACAGCAGTAACAATGCTGGTGGTGCAAGATCACGAGAGCCGTCTGTTGGAAGGCAAAGCACCCAGCAGCGCAATGCGTCTTCGCCAGGTGGTTACAGCATCTGTGATGAAGAGTTCAGTATGAATGTCAGCTCTTCCAACAGAGGCTCTCCCAActtccacttggccatgaaaaccgCCTgtcaaaaaggacccaaagatGAAGAAAGCGATGGTTCCACCTCGCCAAATGCAAATACGGACTCGGATGAAGTTTCTTTCTACTGCAATAGACTTTCTAACCTTGCCATAGCAATGGCACGCAAAGAGATGAATGACCGGTCAGATGGCAATGCCACGTGCATACATAAGACACTTTATGCTGCTGCCGGGGACCATGGCCACAGGTCTGTTGGGGTGGGTACAGATGACTGTAAGCACAATCCATCTAAGATGTGCGACTGCAAATATGAAGAAAGTCCCAATTCTAAGAAGAAAGCCACATTTTATTACAAAGAAGAAGGTGGTACAGAAATACCTAACAAAAGTGAACCTTGTAGAGATGAAGCCAAAGCTTGCAACCATAGGAAACGCTTTGGTCCAGATGAATATACCAACTCACTGAGCAAAGGAATCTTAGTCTACGCAAACAATGTGGTTTCAGATATGATGGTCTCTGTCATGAAAACCATGAAAGTTAAAGTGAATGATTCCAACATAGCTTGTGCAGTGTTGAAAAAGGTACTGCTGAAGCATTCCAAGGAGGTGGTGTCTGACTTGATAGACTCCTGCATGAAAAACCTACATGATGTCACTGGAACACTCATGACTGACTCTGACTTTGTTTCAGCAGTGAAACGGAGCCTCTTCACTCAAGGAAGCCAAAAGGCCTCTGAAATTGTCCAGGCCATGCTGAACCGGTTACATAATGCTTTGATTGTACAGAAACAGGTGAGTGAGAAGGCAAAATCTCAGAGAATGGCCTTTGCCTCTGTCAATACAGGTTCAGGAACTGATGCAAAAACACAGAACATGAGATTTGCTGCTGCAAAAACAGAAAcggtgaaagaaaaggaaatgaccTGTGCAGAAACAGTTGGCAATCATATCATAAAGGAGGGCCTCTCTATGTGGcaccaaaaacaacagaatgagaaTGCAGGATCGAATCCTCAGGCAAAAGCAGTCTGTAATCCCGAAACCCCAGACCTTTCAACTGACTCCTGGGCAAGAGACCTGATTGTAACAGCATTACTGCTGATCCAGTACCATCTAGTCCAGCAGGAGAATGCACTGAAGGATGCAGCGGACGGTGGCAGGTCTGGCAAAATTTCTGGCACCACATTTGGTTTGATGTCTCAGGAAAAAAGTGGCAATGCTTCTACTCTCCCTTCATCAAAACCATATGACACATTGAAATCTAGTGACGAGGAACCTTCTGAGCCTAATGCTGATAATGACATGTCAAGTGTTGTAGTGATGCTTATCCAAAAGCTCATCAATGAGACAGTCAATAAATTAGGAGGAAATGTTGGGACAGTGATGTCTGATGAAGCATATAAAAGTCCTTACAAAACTCCAGAAGGGCCAGGGCCTTCAGCCCTTTCAGAAGGGGATCATTCTTATGAGGATGCCATATCTGGACTGACCAAAATGATTCTGGATCAGTTTGATgtcaacaggaaggaaggaggcagtgGGCCATTCATTGACAACCTAGTGGATACAGTGACCAAGTTGTGCCTCATGATAGCCAAATACAGCAATCCCGAGTCAGGTCTTGGAGATATTGGAGACGGAGAAGATGCTGGTGGAGCTATGTATTCAAAGGACATGGAAAGTGCAGAAAGTCGAATAGGGTCAGGTGAATCTGGCCGCAAAGTAGttgtgaccaatcagaatgttCCTGAGAACATTCACAACAAACAACTCCAAGCTATCCTTCAGTGGGTGGCAGCCTCTCAGCTAAATGTCCCTGTGTTGTACTTCatggatgatgatgaagaaaaccTGAATAAG CTTCAACAACTCTCCTCAGTGGCCGTGGAAAGGGGCTACAGTGTAGGAGACGTGATGCAGGCAGTCCTCAAGTTTGAAAAGGAAAGGCAGCTGGGAGAGGCACTGGGCAACTTTGTGAGGTTGCCAGTTCTGGATTGGCTGCTTCAGAACCTGTGA